The Streptomyces sp. V3I7 genome segment TCGGGGACCGGCCGCAGCGCGGGCGGGTGGTGCTGTCGGGGGCGCGGATCGTGACCCTCGTGGACCGGGCGGGCAGCTGGCCGGGACCGGGCGGCCTGCAGATGGGCGGCTTCGCGTACGAGAGCCTCGTCCCGCGCGGGCCGTTCCCGCTGGACCGGCGGCTGGAGTGGGTGGCGGCGGCGACCGCCGAGTACCACCCGGAGCCGTACGAGCGGCTGGCCGGGGTGCTGCGCGGCGCCGGCGAGGACGAGGACGCGCGCGAGGTGCTGCTGGCCAAGCAGCGCCGCCGCCGCGAGACGCTGCCCCTGGCCGCGAAGCTGTGGGGGTACGCGCAGGACTGGACGGTCGCCTACGGGTACCGGCCGGGCAGGGCCGCGGTGTGGATGGCGGTGCTGTGGGCGGCGGGGACCCTCGCCTTCACGCACACGACCCCGGCGCCGATGGACCGCGGCGGCCACCCGTCCTGGAGCCCGTCCCTGTTCGCCCTCGATCTGCTGCTGCCCGTGATCGACCTGGGCCAGGTGGACGAGTGGCAACTGCACGGCGGCTGGCAATGGCTGGCCGCATCGATGATCCTCCTCGGCTGGGTCCTGGCGACAACGGTGGCGGCGGGGGCGACTCGGCTGCTGCGGCGGGGGTGAGACGGGCGGGGTCCGTGGCGGGGCCGGGGCCGGAGCCGACGTGGCGCAGGCGCGTCGGCTCGGCAATGGCAGGTGCGCAACAATGGTTGAAGAATCACCTTTTACCGGGCCTTGACCGGTGCCCGTACAACTTTCCGCAGGTTGCCCGAACCCTCTGGCGCCGCGATGACCTGCGGACTTTCAATGGTCGACACCATGCCTCTGCTGCACGCCCTCCTCCGTTCCGTACGGAGGGCACGAACCGCCTCGCGCCCCGCCGACGGACTGCCGGCCGACGACGAGGTCCTGCTCGACGCGCCCGACGAACGGCTCGCCCCGGCGCTGGTCGCCGCGGCCGGCGGCGCGTACGAGCCCGCCGCGACGGTGCTGGCCGCGACACGCGCGGACCGCGCCTGGGAGGACCGGGACCGGTACCTGCGGCGGCTCGCCGCCTTCGCCCGCTCGCGCCCGGAGTGGGCGGACGCGTGGCGCGCGGCCGCCCCGGACGACCCGGACGCCCTGCTGCTGCACGCCCAGCTCGCCGTCGACCGCGCCTGGTGCTCCCCCGCCCGGGCCGAGCTGCTGCGCGAGGTGGAGCCGCTGATCACCGCGGCCGCCGGGGCCGACCGGCGCGACCCGGTGCCGTGGCGCCTCGCGCTGGACCGGGCGCGCGGCACGGACGCCGGGCGCGCGGAGGCCACCCGTCTGTGGGAGGAGGCGACACGCCGCTCGCCGCACCACTACGGCTGCCATGTCGCCGCCCTGCGCCACCTGTGCGACCGGGCCCTCCCGGACGCCCAGGACGAGCCCGGCGCGCCCGAGGTACTGTTCGCCTTCGCCGAGTCCGCCGCCCAGGACGCCCCGCCCGGCGCCCTGGTGCGGGCCCTCCCGCTCCACGCGGCCCACGCCTGCCTGACCCGGAACGCCGCGGTGCCGCGGGACAGCCTGGACACGGCCGCCGACCTGGCCCTCGACCTGTCCGCACGGCACCCCGCGGCCGACCCCGCCACGGCCCGGATACGTAACCTGCTGACGTACGTCCTGATACGCCTGGACCGTCCGCGGGACGCCCTCGGGCAGCTGCGGCTGATCGGGCCGTACGTCACGTCCTTCCCCTGGGACCGGTTGTCCGACGACCCGCTGGGTCACGTCCTGCGGCTGCGCGAGGAGCTCGCCGCGGCCGCGGACCGGCCCCGCGAACCCGCCGGATCCGGACGAACCGGCAGGCAGGGCGGGACACCACTCCGCCCATGACCATTAGGCTGTGACGCCGTGACCACCGTCCGTCTTCCCCTCTTCCCGCTGAACTCGGTGCTCTTCCCGGGCCTGGTGCTCCCCTTGAACATCTTCGAGGAGCGCTATCGCGCCATGATGCGCGAGCTGCTCAAGACCCCCGAGGACGAGCCGCGCCGCTTCGGCGTCGTCGCCATCCGCGACGGCCACGAGGTGGCCCCGAGCGCGCCGGGCATGCCGGATCCGACGGCGGTGCCCGAGCGCGGCCCGACCGCCGGCTTCGGCGCCGACCCGTCGCGGGCCTTCCACGGCATCGGCTGCATCGCCGACGCCGCGACCATCCGCGAGCGGCCGAACGGCACCTTCGAGGTGCTGGCGACGGGCACGACCCGGGTCCGGCTGCTGTCGGTGGATACGTCCGGCCCGTTCCTGACGGCGGAGCTGGAGGAGCTCACCGAGGAGCCCGGCGACGAGGCGGGCGCGCTGGCCGAGGGCGTGCTGCGCTCGTTCCGCCAGTACCAGAAGCGCCTGGCGGGTGCCAGCGAGCGGTCGCTCACGACGAACGCGGAGCTGCCGGACGACCCGTCCGTGGTCTCCTACCTGGTCGCCGCCGCGATGATGCTGGACACCCCGACGCGCCAGCGCCTGCTCCAGGCCCCCGACACGGCCTCCCGCCTGCGCGACGAACTGAAGCTCCTTCGCGCGGAGACGGCCATCCTCCGCAACCTGCCGTCCCTGCCGGCGGCCGAGCTGACGCGCTCGCCGACGAGCCTGAACTGAAGCCTGAACGAAAGCCCGAACTGAAGCCTGAACGGAAGCCCGAACAGAAGCCTGACCTGAAGAAGGCAATGCCGAAGAAGCAGCAGAAGCAGAAGCAGCAGTCCGGTGGCACCCCCGCCACGGTGGCCCTGACGGCCGCGGGCGTGGAGTACACCGTCCACGCCTACGACCACGACCCCGCCCACCCGTCGTACGGCGAGGAGGCGGCCGAGGCGATGGGCGTGTCCCCGGAGCGCGTCTTCAAGACACTCGTCGCGGACGTCGACGGCGCGCTGACGGTGGCCGTGGTCCCGGTGGCGGGCTCCCTCGATCTCAAGGCCCTGGCCTCGGCGGTGGGCGGCAAGCGGGCCGCGATGGCCGACCCGGCCCTCGCCGAGCGCACGACCGGCTACGTACGCGGCGGCATCTCCCCGCTGGGCCAGCGCAAGCGGCTGCGCACGGTCCTGGACGACTCGGTCGCCGCCCACGGCACGATCTGCGTCTCCGCGGGCCGCCGCGGCCTGGAGGTCGAGCTGGCCCCCGACGATCTGGCCAAGCTGACGGACGCCGTCCTCGCGCCCATCGGGCGTGCGTGACCTCTCGACGGACGCCCCGTCCTCGGCTACTACGAGGACATGTCGAAGAGAACCCGCAAACGCAGGTGGCGCACGAAGAAGGGCCGCGCGAACCACGGGCGGCGACCGGCGTAAGGCGCAGAGAGCGACCGGCGTAAGGCGCAGAGAGCTCGACGGGGCGCCGTTCGCTTCACGCGAGCGGCGCCCCGGTCTCCCTCACGACCTCACGCGGGCGGCGTCCCGTACGGCCCCGCCTGCTCCACGTGCTCGAAGGGGTCCGGGTCCCGCGGCCCGAACAGGGCCGTCAGCCCCAGGTGCACCAGCAGTGCGCTCACCGGCCAGGCCAGCAGCGCCCCCTTGGCGCCGAGCTTGAGCGGGGCGGAGAACATCACGCCCTTGCCGACGGCCTTCGCGTGCGCGATCACGTCCTGGGTGGGCCCGAGCCACACCCCGAGCCGCCACGCCAGCACCGAGCCGAGCAGCCCGCCGACGCCGAGCGCCACCGCGAGCGGCGCGCCACCGCGCCGCCGCAGCAGGAACACGGCGAGCGCGCTCACCAGGCCGAAGCCCAGTGCCAGCAGGGTGAACGTTCCGTCGACACCGGCCGCCTGCTCACCCTCGGTGTCCTTGAGGTAGACCACCCAGGCCTTGTCCACCTGGTCGCCCACCAGCGGCACATGGGGAGCCAGCCACCACCACAGCAGCCCGAGCAGCAGCCCGCCGAGCGTCATCGCCGCCGTGATCACGGCGGCCTCCCGCACTTCGGTCTTCATCCCGGGACCGTCCTGTTCGTACACGCCCCCGTCCGCTCCGGCAGGCGGCGACCCCTGCCAGGCCTGGTGCGGGGACTGGTCGTGCGGTGGCGGTGGCGGAGTCAGCGGTGCGGTCACCCTGACATCGTGCCAGGTCGCCCGGTACGGCGCGTCACCGGACGGCGGCCCGCCGGTAGGCCCAGGAGGCCACGGCGAGCGACACCACCCCGACGATCGCGCACACCCCCAGGTCAGCGGCGACGAGCGCCCAGTCGGGGTGCGGGGCGAAGGTGCGCGCGTAGGCCTCGACACCGTAGGTCGACGGCAGCAGGTCCCGCGCGAGGCGGACGATCCCCGGCATCCGGTCGGCCGGGAGCACCCCGAGCAGCAGGGCCGCCGACATGCCCAACTGGCCGAGCAGGGTCGCCAGTTCCGGCCGGGGCGCGAGCAGCCCGAAGGCGGCGCCGAGCCCGGAGAGCGCGGCGCCCGCGAGCGGGATCACGGAGGCCAGGATCCACAGGTTCGTCAGCGGCAGCCCGAACAGCACGGACCCGAGGACGGCGGTGACCAGGGTGCCGGGCACGGTGAAGGAGGCGTACGCGCCGGCCGCGCCGAGCACCACCGCGGCGGGCGGCACGGGCAGCGTGGCGTAGTGGTCGAGCCCGCCGCCGGCCCGCAGCTGCCCGAAGTACTGCGACAGCAGGTTCAGGGCGACGTAGGCGACGACCACGACCGACGAGCCGGCCACCACGGCCCGGGCCTCGGCCGGGGTGTCCACCACGCCGCGCATCATGACCATGATGCCGACGGACTGGAAGGTCGCCACGAACAGCAGCGGGATGCGTGCCACGCGCGCGCGGGACAGCTGCGCCCGGTAGACGGCGGCCAGCGACGGCCACAGCCGGGCGCGCGGTCCGAGCTTCGCGGCGCCGCGGACCGGCGGCTCCGCCAGGGTCCGGGCCCGGCCCGACACGGCCTCGGCGGATACGACACTCACGTAGTGCTGCCCTTCCTCACACCGATGACACCGATGCCCTCGCTCACGCCTTCACCAGCCCCTGCCGTGCGGCCCCGCCCAGCGTCAGGTAGACATCCTCCAGGCTGGGCGTGGTGAGCGTGAAGTCGTCCAGCGCGGCGAACGCGGCCCCGCCGGTCACCGTGGCGACGACCGCGCGGGCCTCCTCGGGCACCAGCCGGAGCGTCCAGCGGCGCCCGGACTGCTCGGCCCGCTCCCGCAGCGCGGCGATCTCGGGCACCCCCAGGGGCGCCGCCTCCCGCCACACCAGCTCGACGCGCACCTCGTCGGCGACGCGCTCCTTGAGCCCGGCCGGGGTGTCGCAGGCGATGACCCGGCCCCGGTCCAGGACGGCGACCCGGTCGAGGACGGACTCGGCCTCGATGACGTTGTGGGTGACCAGCAGCACGGTCGTGCCGTGCTCGGCGCGCCGCCGGTCGACGGCCGCCCAGACCGCGCGCCGGGCCACCGGGTCCATGCCGGTGGTCGGCTCGTCGAGGACCAGCAGGGGCCGCTGCCCGACGAGGGCGGCGGCGAAGCAGGCGAGCCGGCGCTGTCCGCCGGAGAGCTTCTTCAGCGGGCGCCCGGCGATCGGGGCGAGCCCCAGCTCGTCGAGGACGTCGTCCCGCGCGGCCCGCGCCTGGCGTACGTCGAGTCCGCGCAGCCGTCCGGTGGTCTCGGCGGCGAGGGAGACGGTCAGCTCGTCGAGGGCGGTCGACTCCTGGCCGAGGTAGGCGAGGATCCGGGCGGCCCGCTCGGGGTGCCGGACGATGTCGTGGCCGAGGATCCCGACGCTGCCGTCGTCGGGGCGCAGCAGCCCGGTGAGCTGCCGTACGAGGGTGGACTTGCCGGCGCCGTTCGGCCCGAGCAGTCCGAAGATCTCCCCGCGCCCGACGTCCAGGTCGATCCCGTCGGTGGCCCGGACCTCGGGCACGGCCGGTGTGCCGCGGCGCGCGGGGACGGCCGGGTAGGTCTTGGTCAGCCCGCGTACGGCGCACACGACGTCGTGCTGATGCCGAGGTGCCGGTGCCGCGCGCGTACTCACAAGGGAGGAGACTACGGGGTGCGCGGCCTTTACTCGCCTTTGGGGCCGCTCCCGCGGATCCCCCGCGGTGTGCCCTGCGGGTTCACTCCCCGGCGGCCGCGTGCTCCGCCGCCGTGCGGACGTCGATCTCGCGCCAGAAGCCGGCTCGGATGGCGTAGCGGTCGTGCTCGTCGATCTGGTCGTCCTTGTGGGCGAGCAGGCCGAACCGGGCGGCGTAGCGCAGCAGTTCGCCGTCGATGCGGTGCGGGATGCGCGGGTACATGCCGGACAGCTTCTGCAGGTGGACCTGGTCGCCGAGCCGGGCCATCCAGCGCCGGGCGAAGACCTGTCCGACCTCGTACGGGTCACCGCCGACGGTCGTGATGTCCTCCTCCCGGTCGGCCCAGCGCTGCTCGGCCGTGGTGAGCTGGGCGAGCGTCGGCATGGAGGCGGCGT includes the following:
- a CDS encoding LON peptidase substrate-binding domain-containing protein — translated: MTTVRLPLFPLNSVLFPGLVLPLNIFEERYRAMMRELLKTPEDEPRRFGVVAIRDGHEVAPSAPGMPDPTAVPERGPTAGFGADPSRAFHGIGCIADAATIRERPNGTFEVLATGTTRVRLLSVDTSGPFLTAELEELTEEPGDEAGALAEGVLRSFRQYQKRLAGASERSLTTNAELPDDPSVVSYLVAAAMMLDTPTRQRLLQAPDTASRLRDELKLLRAETAILRNLPSLPAAELTRSPTSLN
- a CDS encoding ABC transporter ATP-binding protein; the protein is MCAVRGLTKTYPAVPARRGTPAVPEVRATDGIDLDVGRGEIFGLLGPNGAGKSTLVRQLTGLLRPDDGSVGILGHDIVRHPERAARILAYLGQESTALDELTVSLAAETTGRLRGLDVRQARAARDDVLDELGLAPIAGRPLKKLSGGQRRLACFAAALVGQRPLLVLDEPTTGMDPVARRAVWAAVDRRRAEHGTTVLLVTHNVIEAESVLDRVAVLDRGRVIACDTPAGLKERVADEVRVELVWREAAPLGVPEIAALRERAEQSGRRWTLRLVPEEARAVVATVTGGAAFAALDDFTLTTPSLEDVYLTLGGAARQGLVKA
- a CDS encoding ABC transporter permease, producing MSVVSAEAVSGRARTLAEPPVRGAAKLGPRARLWPSLAAVYRAQLSRARVARIPLLFVATFQSVGIMVMMRGVVDTPAEARAVVAGSSVVVVAYVALNLLSQYFGQLRAGGGLDHYATLPVPPAAVVLGAAGAYASFTVPGTLVTAVLGSVLFGLPLTNLWILASVIPLAGAALSGLGAAFGLLAPRPELATLLGQLGMSAALLLGVLPADRMPGIVRLARDLLPSTYGVEAYARTFAPHPDWALVAADLGVCAIVGVVSLAVASWAYRRAAVR
- the ybaK gene encoding Cys-tRNA(Pro) deacylase: MPKKQQKQKQQSGGTPATVALTAAGVEYTVHAYDHDPAHPSYGEEAAEAMGVSPERVFKTLVADVDGALTVAVVPVAGSLDLKALASAVGGKRAAMADPALAERTTGYVRGGISPLGQRKRLRTVLDDSVAAHGTICVSAGRRGLEVELAPDDLAKLTDAVLAPIGRA
- a CDS encoding AAA family ATPase; the protein is MTAPLTPPPPPHDQSPHQAWQGSPPAGADGGVYEQDGPGMKTEVREAAVITAAMTLGGLLLGLLWWWLAPHVPLVGDQVDKAWVVYLKDTEGEQAAGVDGTFTLLALGFGLVSALAVFLLRRRGGAPLAVALGVGGLLGSVLAWRLGVWLGPTQDVIAHAKAVGKGVMFSAPLKLGAKGALLAWPVSALLVHLGLTALFGPRDPDPFEHVEQAGPYGTPPA